The following proteins are encoded in a genomic region of Enterocloster clostridioformis:
- a CDS encoding phosphate ABC transporter substrate-binding protein, whose product MKMNGKKLTALLGTAVLAMGILAGCGNSTTETTAAGTAAPATTAETAAEASATAGETKDQAATEAKNAQSADLSGAISMVGSTSMEKFANALSESFMEKYPNVTVTAEFVGSGAGIEAVSNGTADIGNSSRNLKDEEKAGGVAENIVAIDGIAVVVDGANTVEDLTKQQLSDIYEGKITNWKDAGGNDAPIVVVGRESGSGTRSAFEELLKLEDMCKYSNELDSTGAVMAKVASTPGAIGYVSLDVLDDTVKAVKLEGAEPTEENIKAGSYFLSRPFVMATKGDISEQNDLVKALFDYIYSDEGAEIVKSVGLIAVDK is encoded by the coding sequence ATGAAAATGAATGGAAAGAAGTTAACAGCACTGTTAGGCACAGCAGTTCTGGCCATGGGTATCCTGGCAGGATGCGGCAACAGCACCACAGAGACAACCGCAGCAGGGACAGCCGCTCCGGCAACAACCGCGGAGACGGCCGCAGAAGCTTCCGCTACGGCCGGAGAGACAAAAGACCAGGCTGCTACAGAGGCAAAAAATGCTCAGTCTGCCGATTTAAGCGGCGCCATCAGCATGGTGGGCTCCACTTCCATGGAGAAGTTTGCCAATGCCCTCAGCGAGTCCTTTATGGAGAAATATCCAAATGTGACGGTGACAGCTGAATTCGTTGGATCCGGCGCGGGAATCGAGGCTGTCAGCAATGGAACAGCTGATATCGGCAATTCTTCCAGGAATTTAAAGGATGAGGAGAAGGCTGGCGGCGTGGCTGAGAACATTGTTGCCATTGACGGAATCGCAGTGGTGGTTGATGGGGCCAATACGGTAGAGGACCTGACCAAACAGCAGCTGTCTGACATTTACGAAGGAAAAATCACCAACTGGAAGGATGCAGGCGGAAATGACGCTCCCATCGTAGTGGTTGGACGTGAATCCGGCTCCGGCACCAGAAGCGCCTTTGAGGAACTGTTAAAGCTGGAGGACATGTGCAAATACAGCAATGAGCTGGACAGCACCGGCGCAGTGATGGCAAAGGTGGCTTCCACGCCAGGCGCTATTGGCTATGTTTCCCTGGATGTACTGGACGATACGGTAAAGGCTGTAAAGCTGGAAGGCGCTGAGCCTACAGAGGAAAACATCAAGGCTGGCTCCTACTTCTTAAGCCGTCCGTTTGTAATGGCTACCAAGGGAGATATAAGCGAGCAGAATGACCTGGTAAAAGCCCTCTTCGATTATATCTACTCAGATGAAGGCGCAGAGATTGTGAAGTCCGTAGGACTGATTGCAGTTGATAAATAA
- a CDS encoding AraC family transcriptional regulator: MAYKSVVLEDSITINRVISVHYFQYMSDFSFPGESHDFWELVCVDRGEIDALAGERRLTLKKGNILFHKPNEFHNVLTNGKVSPSLVVIGFVCHSPAIKSFEDQLMSVQDTEKELLAQIIVEARNTFRGRLDDPYQEELIFNSEPLTFGSAQLISHYLEQLIIHLYRRYFSYSLPVRSSRFLAEASSGNDTYNRIVRYMEEHLGERMTIDRICRDNLVGRSQLQKLFRDTKGCGVIEFFSMMKIDTAKQMIRDNQLNFTQIADRLGYSSIHYFSRQFKQITTMTPSEYATSIRLLSEKP; encoded by the coding sequence ATGGCCTATAAAAGTGTAGTACTGGAAGACAGCATTACCATCAACCGAGTTATTTCCGTCCACTATTTCCAGTATATGAGCGACTTCTCCTTTCCCGGAGAGAGCCACGATTTCTGGGAACTGGTATGTGTGGACCGCGGTGAAATCGACGCGTTGGCCGGAGAGCGGCGCCTGACCTTAAAGAAGGGAAATATTCTGTTTCACAAGCCCAATGAGTTCCACAACGTGCTGACCAACGGAAAGGTCTCTCCAAGCCTGGTGGTCATTGGATTTGTATGCCATTCACCTGCCATAAAGTCATTCGAGGATCAGCTCATGTCGGTCCAGGATACGGAAAAAGAGCTCCTGGCCCAAATCATCGTGGAAGCCAGAAACACATTCAGAGGAAGGCTGGATGACCCGTACCAGGAGGAGCTAATCTTTAACAGTGAACCTCTGACCTTTGGTTCAGCCCAGCTCATCAGCCATTACCTGGAACAGCTGATTATCCATCTTTACAGGAGATATTTTTCCTACTCCCTGCCAGTGCGTTCTTCCCGCTTTCTGGCCGAGGCCAGCAGCGGGAATGACACCTACAACCGAATCGTACGCTATATGGAGGAACATCTGGGCGAACGCATGACCATAGACAGAATCTGCCGGGACAACCTGGTGGGGCGCTCCCAGCTGCAAAAGCTGTTCCGGGACACAAAAGGCTGCGGGGTCATAGAATTCTTTTCCATGATGAAAATTGACACAGCCAAACAGATGATACGCGACAACCAGCTTAATTTCACCCAGATTGCAGACCGCCTGGGATACAGCTCCATCCATTATTTTTCCCGGCAGTTCAAGCAGATTACCACTATGACGCCTTCTGAGTATGCCACCTCCATACGGCTGCTGTCGGAGAAGCCTTAG
- a CDS encoding nucleotidyltransferase family protein, translating into MSQKPVLVIMAAGMGSRYGGLKQIDPVDPYGNIIIDFSIFDAREAGFEKVIFIIKKAIENDFKIHIGNRVSKYMDVAYVYQELDKIPEGYQVPEGRVKPWGTGHAVLCCRDLIDGPFAVINADDYYGKEAFRMIYNQLSSVEDTGRYQYTMVGYKLYNTLTDNGYVARGVCRTDADSRLVDIHERTRIEKHGNQAEYTEDDGATWTELPESTIVSMNMWGFTKSILGELENRFGAFLDKNLPVNPMKCEYFLPFVVDELLKADLAEVTVLKSVDRWYGVTYKEDKETVVKAIKDLKDKGLYPEKLWEEYVK; encoded by the coding sequence ATGTCTCAGAAACCAGTATTAGTGATTATGGCGGCGGGTATGGGAAGCCGTTACGGAGGATTAAAGCAGATTGACCCCGTGGACCCCTATGGGAATATTATCATTGATTTTTCCATATTTGATGCCAGGGAGGCGGGATTTGAAAAGGTCATATTCATTATCAAGAAGGCCATTGAGAACGATTTTAAGATTCATATTGGAAACCGCGTCAGTAAATATATGGATGTGGCCTATGTTTACCAGGAGCTGGATAAGATTCCTGAGGGATACCAGGTGCCGGAGGGCAGGGTAAAGCCGTGGGGGACGGGCCATGCAGTGCTTTGCTGCAGGGATTTGATTGACGGGCCTTTTGCGGTAATCAACGCAGATGATTATTATGGAAAAGAAGCTTTTCGCATGATTTATAACCAGCTGTCCTCCGTTGAGGACACGGGCAGATACCAGTATACAATGGTGGGCTACAAGCTGTATAATACCCTGACAGACAATGGATATGTGGCAAGAGGCGTGTGCCGGACAGATGCAGACAGCCGTCTGGTGGATATCCACGAACGGACCAGGATTGAAAAGCATGGGAATCAGGCGGAATATACGGAGGATGACGGCGCCACATGGACAGAACTTCCTGAGTCCACCATTGTTTCCATGAACATGTGGGGGTTTACAAAGAGTATTCTGGGCGAGCTGGAGAACAGATTTGGGGCGTTCCTGGATAAAAACCTTCCTGTAAATCCTATGAAATGCGAATATTTCCTGCCCTTTGTGGTAGATGAACTTCTAAAGGCAGATCTGGCTGAGGTGACTGTGCTAAAGAGTGTGGACCGCTGGTATGGAGTTACCTATAAAGAAGATAAAGAGACAGTGGTAAAAGCCATTAAGGACCTTAAGGATAAGGGATTGTACCCGGAGAAACTTTGGGAGGAATATGTGAAATGA
- the pstC gene encoding phosphate ABC transporter permease subunit PstC: protein MRAETFSIRSSHGSKSAVEKAAQGIFTACGFFAVLAVASITLYMLISGTPALFKVGLLEILFGTVWQPAAASPSFGILFVILTSIVGTFLAILIGVPIGVMTAIFLAEVAPKRLSDMVRPAVELLAGIPSVIYGLLGILILNPLMYKMELMLFKGSETHQFTGGANLISAVLVLALMILPTVISISESSLRSVPAHLKSASLALGATKIQTIFQVIVPAAKSGIITAVVLGTGRAIGEAMAISLVSGSSVNLPLPFNSVRFLTTAIVSEMGYAAGLHRQVLFTIGLVLFAFIMIINISLTRILKKGGNRNDK from the coding sequence ATGAGAGCGGAGACATTTTCCATACGATCCAGTCATGGCAGCAAGTCCGCTGTCGAAAAAGCTGCACAGGGCATCTTTACTGCCTGCGGCTTTTTCGCCGTATTGGCTGTTGCATCCATCACACTGTACATGCTTATCAGCGGTACGCCCGCACTGTTTAAAGTGGGTCTGCTGGAAATCCTGTTTGGGACCGTGTGGCAGCCGGCAGCCGCATCCCCCAGCTTCGGTATACTGTTTGTCATCCTGACCTCCATAGTGGGAACCTTTCTGGCAATCCTGATTGGAGTTCCTATCGGCGTCATGACAGCCATATTCCTTGCAGAGGTAGCCCCCAAACGGCTGAGCGACATGGTCCGTCCGGCGGTCGAGCTTCTGGCCGGAATCCCCTCTGTCATATACGGCCTGCTGGGAATCCTGATTCTTAATCCTTTGATGTACAAAATGGAACTGATGCTGTTTAAAGGGTCTGAAACACATCAGTTTACCGGCGGAGCCAATCTGATATCAGCCGTGCTGGTACTGGCCCTGATGATTCTCCCCACGGTCATCAGTATCAGCGAATCTTCCCTGAGATCCGTACCGGCCCATTTAAAGAGCGCATCCCTGGCACTGGGCGCCACAAAGATACAGACCATATTCCAGGTAATTGTGCCTGCGGCCAAATCCGGCATTATAACGGCTGTTGTGCTGGGAACGGGCAGGGCTATCGGTGAAGCCATGGCCATCAGCCTTGTGTCGGGAAGCTCCGTAAACCTGCCCCTTCCTTTTAATTCCGTGCGCTTCCTCACAACAGCCATTGTATCGGAGATGGGGTATGCCGCGGGACTTCACAGACAGGTTCTTTTCACCATTGGCCTGGTACTGTTTGCATTTATCATGATTATCAACATAAGCCTTACCAGGATTTTAAAGAAGGGAGGAAACAGGAATGACAAATGA
- a CDS encoding ABC transporter substrate-binding protein, which yields MKNRKWIALALAAAMVGSLTACGGGSGATETTAAAAADTTAAPAADTTAADAQAPAGDGTGLVYWSMWESTEPQGQVIKEAVDKFSADTGVAVDVQFKGRTGIREGLQPALDAGTNIDLFDEDIDRVNTTWGAYLMDLEELAKAADYDATANASLMEACREVGGGTLKSIPYQPNVFAFFYNKAIFEEAGVTSVPATWAELDAACRKIKDAGYTPITCDDAYILCLFGYHMSRLNGYDKTSDIVKNNKWDDPSVMETAKAYADFAQKGYFSENIASNVFPAGQNQELALGTAAMYLNGSWLPNEVKNMAGDDFQWGCFSYPAVEGGTDGPEAANYGGQVLAINKNSQNAEDAFKLITYITKGEFDKKLSEESLGIPSDTTNSEWPVQLTDVKPVMESLKTRYPWAAGAEDNVDMTPIIKENMTKLCSGAITANEFVSSLQAAGK from the coding sequence ATGAAAAACAGAAAATGGATAGCATTGGCACTGGCGGCAGCCATGGTTGGTTCCCTGACAGCCTGCGGCGGCGGGTCCGGCGCCACGGAGACCACGGCAGCGGCAGCAGCTGACACCACGGCAGCTCCGGCAGCAGATACCACAGCAGCGGATGCTCAGGCACCGGCCGGAGACGGAACAGGTCTGGTATACTGGTCCATGTGGGAGTCCACAGAGCCCCAGGGCCAGGTAATCAAGGAAGCAGTTGACAAGTTTTCGGCAGACACAGGAGTGGCCGTGGACGTACAGTTCAAGGGACGTACCGGAATCCGGGAAGGATTACAGCCGGCCCTGGATGCGGGAACCAACATTGACCTGTTTGACGAGGATATTGACCGTGTGAATACTACATGGGGCGCCTACCTGATGGATTTGGAAGAACTGGCCAAGGCAGCTGATTATGACGCAACTGCCAATGCAAGCCTGATGGAAGCCTGCCGCGAGGTGGGAGGAGGAACCCTTAAGTCCATTCCTTATCAGCCTAATGTATTTGCGTTTTTCTACAATAAGGCAATCTTTGAGGAAGCAGGCGTCACCTCTGTTCCCGCCACCTGGGCAGAACTGGATGCGGCATGCCGGAAAATCAAAGACGCGGGCTATACGCCTATTACATGTGACGACGCATACATACTTTGTCTCTTCGGATACCATATGTCCAGACTCAACGGCTATGACAAGACATCGGATATCGTAAAGAACAATAAGTGGGATGATCCGTCTGTGATGGAGACAGCCAAGGCTTACGCGGATTTTGCCCAAAAGGGATATTTCTCAGAGAATATAGCATCTAACGTATTCCCGGCAGGACAGAACCAGGAGCTGGCATTGGGAACAGCAGCCATGTACCTCAATGGTTCCTGGCTTCCAAACGAAGTAAAGAACATGGCAGGCGACGACTTCCAGTGGGGATGCTTCAGCTACCCGGCAGTGGAAGGCGGTACAGACGGTCCGGAAGCGGCAAACTACGGCGGTCAGGTGCTGGCTATCAACAAGAATTCACAGAATGCAGAGGATGCTTTTAAACTGATTACCTATATTACCAAGGGCGAGTTTGACAAGAAGCTTTCTGAGGAATCCCTGGGAATCCCGTCCGACACCACAAACTCAGAGTGGCCTGTACAGCTTACAGACGTGAAGCCTGTAATGGAAAGCTTAAAGACACGTTATCCGTGGGCTGCCGGAGCAGAGGACAATGTGGATATGACGCCAATCATCAAAGAGAACATGACCAAGCTTTGCAGCGGAGCCATTACAGCGAATGAATTTGTATCCAGCCTTCAGGCGGCAGGAAAGTAA
- a CDS encoding phosphotransferase enzyme family protein — MSAEMDKHILKEAAGAFATDGAAVSCERYGSGHINDTFRLICENRPYILQRMNTDIFQDPVSLMRNIEGVTTFLRQEVIKNSGDPDRETLNLIKTREGAPFYVDSRGNYWRMYLFIEGATCYNLVEKPEDFYQSGKAFGHFQRLLSQYPARELAETIPGFHDTPGRFRAFRKAVEEDICGRASEVQNEIRFAMDREQDMGLAMDMLAKGELPLRVTHNDTKLNNIMIDDKTGQAICIIDLDTVMPGLSIFDFGDSIRFGANTAQEDETDLSRVSLSIPLFEIYTRGFLEGCAGSLTGAEVKMLPQGSRLMTLECGIRFLTDYLSGDTYFKTAREKHNLDRCRTQFGLVADMEKKWGEMERIVEDVCKG, encoded by the coding sequence ATGAGTGCAGAAATGGATAAACATATACTCAAGGAGGCGGCCGGGGCTTTTGCCACGGATGGGGCGGCAGTGAGCTGCGAGCGCTATGGAAGCGGCCACATCAATGACACCTTCCGTCTTATATGTGAGAACCGCCCTTATATTCTTCAGAGGATGAATACGGATATCTTCCAGGACCCGGTGTCCCTTATGCGCAATATTGAGGGGGTCACCACCTTCCTGAGGCAGGAGGTCATAAAAAACAGCGGGGACCCGGACCGGGAGACCCTGAACCTCATAAAGACCAGGGAGGGAGCTCCTTTCTATGTGGACAGTCGGGGGAATTACTGGAGGATGTACTTATTTATTGAGGGAGCCACCTGCTATAACCTGGTGGAGAAGCCGGAGGACTTTTACCAGAGCGGAAAGGCATTTGGGCATTTCCAGAGACTTCTGTCCCAATATCCTGCCAGAGAGCTGGCAGAGACTATCCCGGGTTTTCATGACACTCCGGGAAGGTTCAGGGCTTTCAGGAAAGCGGTGGAGGAAGATATCTGCGGACGGGCGTCAGAGGTTCAAAATGAGATTCGGTTTGCCATGGACCGGGAGCAGGATATGGGGCTGGCCATGGATATGCTGGCTAAGGGCGAACTACCGCTGCGAGTGACCCATAATGATACCAAATTAAACAATATCATGATTGATGACAAGACCGGCCAGGCCATCTGCATCATTGATCTGGATACCGTTATGCCGGGACTTTCCATCTTTGATTTTGGGGATTCCATCCGCTTTGGCGCCAATACCGCGCAGGAGGATGAAACAGATTTAAGCAGGGTGTCCCTGTCAATTCCTCTCTTTGAAATCTATACCAGAGGCTTTCTGGAGGGGTGCGCGGGAAGCCTTACCGGAGCAGAGGTTAAAATGCTTCCTCAGGGTTCCAGGCTCATGACCCTGGAATGCGGCATCCGGTTCCTTACGGATTATCTGTCCGGCGACACTTACTTTAAGACTGCCAGGGAGAAGCATAATCTGGATCGCTGCCGCACCCAGTTCGGACTGGTGGCGGATATGGAAAAGAAGTGGGGAGAGATGGAACGTATTGTGGAGGATGTCTGTAAGGGCTGA
- a CDS encoding carbohydrate ABC transporter permease, with the protein MKKNKGMIIVFMTPALVMFVLVFLYPIIRTILMSFFKIEGITDPMSKWTFSGIDNYVKLANTTLFRISMWNLARIWFIGGIIVMSLALLFAVIITSSIRFKSFFRAMIYLPNIVSAVALATMWLQYVYSPKYGLIKNFFQALGLDSLARIQWLDNDHKFMALLLAYCFGMVGYHMLIFASGIERISDDYFEAATLDGANKFGQFRYITLPLLKGVFRTNVTMWSVTSVGFFVWSQLFSTVTADTQTITPMVYLYMQIFGAGNSVTERNSGIGAAVGVMLSVCVVIVFWLCNHLLQDKDLEF; encoded by the coding sequence GTGAAAAAAAATAAGGGAATGATAATTGTGTTCATGACACCGGCGTTGGTGATGTTCGTCCTGGTATTCCTTTATCCCATTATCAGGACTATCCTTATGAGCTTTTTCAAGATTGAGGGAATCACGGACCCCATGTCAAAATGGACCTTCAGCGGTATTGATAACTATGTGAAGCTGGCGAATACCACCTTGTTCCGCATCTCCATGTGGAACCTGGCCCGGATATGGTTTATCGGCGGTATCATCGTCATGTCCCTGGCTCTGCTGTTTGCCGTAATCATTACCAGCAGCATCCGCTTCAAAAGCTTTTTCAGGGCAATGATTTATCTGCCTAACATCGTCAGCGCGGTGGCCCTGGCGACCATGTGGCTCCAGTATGTCTACAGCCCCAAGTACGGACTGATTAAAAATTTCTTCCAGGCTTTGGGCCTGGATTCCCTGGCAAGGATACAGTGGCTGGACAACGACCACAAATTCATGGCTCTGCTCCTGGCCTACTGTTTCGGCATGGTGGGCTATCACATGCTGATATTTGCCAGCGGCATCGAGCGCATCAGCGACGATTATTTTGAGGCAGCCACTCTGGACGGGGCAAATAAGTTCGGCCAGTTCCGCTATATAACACTTCCCCTATTAAAAGGAGTGTTCAGAACCAATGTTACCATGTGGAGCGTTACCAGCGTTGGATTTTTCGTATGGTCCCAGCTGTTCTCCACGGTCACGGCTGATACCCAGACCATTACGCCCATGGTTTATCTGTACATGCAGATATTCGGGGCGGGCAACAGCGTCACGGAGCGCAATTCCGGCATTGGAGCAGCGGTCGGCGTAATGCTGAGCGTATGCGTGGTCATTGTGTTCTGGCTCTGCAATCATCTGCTTCAGGACAAAGATCTGGAATTCTAG
- a CDS encoding carbohydrate ABC transporter permease: MSGLFQKKEKLYREPVRWKKELKLAPGYLILTLWILFTLALLGWVLMASFSTTKEIFGNKLLESGFHIENYVKAWVNSNVSTIFFNSLFYAAVSCTLLILICAPAAYALSRFDFVCNKLIQSSLVASMGVPVVMIVLPLFAAVAGLNILNNVSANRATLIFLYIGINVPYTTIFLTTFFANLSRAFEEAAAIDGCPPVKTFWLIMLPMAQPGIVTVTIFNFINIWNEYFISLIFGNSDKVRPVAVGLYSMINSMKYTGDWAGMFSAVVIVFLPTFILYIFLSEKIIAGVTGGGVKG; this comes from the coding sequence ATGTCGGGATTATTTCAGAAAAAAGAAAAACTGTACAGGGAACCGGTGCGCTGGAAGAAGGAACTGAAGCTGGCCCCCGGATACCTGATTCTTACCCTGTGGATTCTGTTTACCCTGGCCCTGCTGGGCTGGGTCCTGATGGCCAGCTTTTCCACCACCAAGGAGATATTCGGCAATAAGCTGCTGGAGAGCGGATTCCATATAGAAAACTATGTGAAGGCATGGGTCAATTCCAATGTATCCACTATTTTCTTTAACTCCCTGTTTTATGCGGCGGTATCCTGTACCCTGCTGATACTGATTTGCGCGCCTGCAGCCTACGCGCTGTCACGTTTTGACTTTGTGTGCAATAAACTAATACAGTCATCCCTGGTGGCTTCCATGGGAGTACCGGTAGTCATGATTGTGCTTCCGCTGTTTGCCGCGGTGGCAGGTCTCAACATCCTTAACAATGTGTCAGCAAACCGGGCGACTCTGATATTCCTGTATATCGGAATCAATGTACCCTACACCACCATTTTCCTAACTACCTTTTTTGCCAATCTGTCCAGGGCGTTTGAGGAAGCGGCTGCCATCGACGGCTGTCCGCCTGTAAAGACCTTCTGGCTGATTATGCTTCCTATGGCCCAGCCGGGAATAGTGACCGTTACAATATTCAACTTCATCAATATCTGGAATGAGTATTTCATCTCCCTGATATTCGGAAATTCCGATAAGGTACGGCCGGTGGCAGTGGGCTTGTATTCTATGATAAACTCCATGAAATATACAGGTGACTGGGCCGGTATGTTCTCTGCTGTTGTCATTGTGTTCCTGCCAACCTTCATCCTGTATATCTTCCTGTCAGAGAAGATTATAGCGGGCGTAACCGGAGGCGGCGTGAAGGGATAA
- the gnpA gene encoding 1,3-beta-galactosyl-N-acetylhexosamine phosphorylase yields MSKTRGRVTLPSESGFLNETRELMERWGADAIRDSDGTKLDRDVKSLDAEIYTTYFVARGHNEFAVKHMEECQQLYLMSRRFTAVGNHLEMDFMEGYFGQQVVPDCYHDPKKWWEVMDRTTGQAVPASRWELTGASMPEGFGDGREFKGVFDGAGEAAETNESEATTAPMRVVMEHALPFHEYTVSFLVYAVWDPTQMYNHITNNWGDKPHEIPFDVRQEASGLFAREYLVQWLKDNPDTDVVRFTTFFYHFTLVFGSDAKEKFVDWFGYGATVSVKALEEFRAEYGYALRPEDIVDNGYYNSSFRVPTRHYRDYMDFIQRFVAGKARELVELVHQAGRKAMMFLGDNWIGTEPYGAYFPKIGLDAVVGSVGGGATLRLISDIPGVSYTEGRFLPYFFPDTFYEGNDPVPEAVENWICARRALMRKPVDRIGYGGYLSLACKFPGFVDYIEKVAEEFREIYGNIGGSRPFCGLKAAVLNCWGKLRSWQPYMVAHALWYKQTYTYFGILEALSGAGVDVTFMSFDDIRSSGIPEDVDVIINAGDAGTAWSGGDEWLDEQILTAVRRFVWEGGGFVGVGEPSAAERGGRYFQLADVLGVDKEQGFTLSTDKYHTKQADSHFITQDVLRDESGRLVLDFGEGMKNIYALGADTEIGEFSDHEVHLSAHPYGRGRGVYLAGLPYSHENTRLLIRSMYYAASKEKEMKIWFSDNLYCEVHGYPEAGKYAVVNNTSRAQSTVVYDGDGHGAPMELGPCEIRWFDL; encoded by the coding sequence ATGTCTAAGACAAGAGGAAGAGTTACGCTTCCCAGTGAATCCGGTTTTTTGAACGAGACAAGGGAGCTTATGGAGCGCTGGGGCGCTGATGCCATCCGTGACAGCGACGGGACAAAGCTGGACAGGGATGTCAAATCTCTGGATGCGGAGATCTACACCACCTATTTTGTGGCAAGAGGCCACAATGAATTTGCGGTTAAGCATATGGAGGAATGCCAGCAGCTCTACCTTATGTCCCGGCGCTTTACCGCGGTGGGGAACCATCTGGAGATGGACTTTATGGAGGGGTATTTTGGCCAGCAGGTGGTTCCTGACTGTTACCATGACCCAAAGAAGTGGTGGGAGGTCATGGACCGCACCACGGGCCAGGCGGTCCCTGCCTCCCGGTGGGAGCTGACAGGAGCGTCCATGCCGGAAGGATTTGGCGATGGCAGGGAGTTTAAGGGAGTGTTTGACGGTGCCGGGGAAGCCGCAGAAACCAACGAATCAGAAGCCACTACCGCCCCCATGCGGGTGGTGATGGAGCATGCTTTGCCCTTCCACGAATACACGGTATCCTTCCTGGTATACGCGGTGTGGGATCCTACCCAGATGTACAATCACATAACCAATAACTGGGGAGATAAACCCCATGAGATTCCCTTTGACGTGCGCCAGGAGGCTTCGGGCCTGTTTGCAAGGGAGTACCTGGTACAGTGGTTAAAGGATAATCCGGATACGGATGTTGTACGGTTCACCACGTTTTTCTACCATTTTACGCTGGTATTCGGAAGCGACGCAAAGGAGAAATTTGTAGACTGGTTCGGATACGGGGCAACGGTCAGCGTCAAGGCTCTGGAGGAATTCCGGGCGGAATACGGCTATGCCCTCAGACCTGAGGATATTGTGGACAATGGGTACTATAATTCCTCATTCCGGGTTCCCACCAGACATTACAGGGATTATATGGACTTTATCCAGCGGTTTGTGGCAGGCAAAGCCAGGGAGCTGGTGGAGCTGGTCCATCAGGCGGGGCGTAAGGCCATGATGTTTTTGGGCGACAACTGGATCGGAACCGAGCCTTACGGCGCTTATTTCCCGAAAATCGGCCTGGATGCCGTGGTGGGCAGCGTGGGAGGCGGGGCAACGCTGCGCCTTATATCGGATATTCCGGGGGTGAGCTATACGGAAGGCCGTTTCCTACCCTACTTTTTTCCGGATACATTTTATGAGGGAAATGATCCTGTGCCTGAGGCGGTGGAGAACTGGATTTGCGCCCGAAGGGCCCTGATGCGCAAACCTGTTGACCGCATCGGATACGGGGGGTATCTGAGTCTGGCCTGCAAATTTCCGGGCTTTGTGGATTACATTGAAAAAGTTGCGGAAGAATTCAGGGAAATCTACGGCAATATAGGAGGAAGCAGGCCTTTTTGCGGGCTGAAGGCAGCCGTGTTAAACTGCTGGGGAAAGCTGCGCTCCTGGCAGCCATACATGGTGGCCCATGCCCTTTGGTACAAGCAGACTTACACGTATTTCGGCATTTTGGAGGCGCTGAGCGGGGCAGGCGTGGATGTGACATTTATGAGCTTTGACGATATACGCAGTTCAGGCATACCAGAGGACGTGGATGTGATCATCAATGCAGGGGATGCGGGTACGGCCTGGTCCGGCGGGGATGAGTGGCTGGATGAGCAGATTCTCACGGCAGTGAGGCGGTTTGTCTGGGAAGGCGGCGGCTTTGTGGGAGTGGGAGAGCCCAGCGCCGCAGAGCGGGGCGGACGGTATTTCCAGCTGGCAGATGTGCTGGGGGTGGATAAGGAGCAGGGATTTACCCTGTCCACGGATAAGTATCATACAAAACAGGCAGACAGCCACTTCATTACACAGGACGTTTTGAGGGATGAATCAGGAAGGCTGGTTCTGGATTTCGGGGAAGGGATGAAGAACATATATGCTTTGGGAGCGGACACGGAGATTGGGGAATTTTCAGACCATGAGGTCCATCTCAGCGCCCACCCATATGGAAGAGGACGGGGCGTGTACCTTGCGGGCCTTCCTTACAGCCATGAGAACACCAGGCTTCTCATTAGGAGCATGTACTATGCTGCCTCCAAAGAAAAGGAAATGAAGATATGGTTTTCAGACAATCTGTACTGTGAGGTGCATGGATATCCTGAGGCGGGAAAATACGCGGTGGTCAACAACACCAGCCGGGCGCAGTCAACAGTGGTCTATGACGGGGATGGACACGGGGCACCCATGGAGCTGGGGCCATGTGAGATAAGATGGTTTGACTTATAA